The following nucleotide sequence is from Vibrio sp. SCSIO 43136.
CCAATCTATTGCGACAATTATTGCCCTAGTCGTAGTGACCTTGCTGTTTAATTTACTGTGCTCAATTTTGTTCCGTCCATTGGCGAGTGTTTCTGATGCGCTGGCACAAATTGCTCATGGTAGTGGTGACCTAACTCAGCGTATTCCTGTTGTGAATAATGATGAGGTTGGGGCGCTAGCAAATAACTTTAATACGTTTGTTGAAAGCTTAAATACCCTGATTGGTAAGATTCGTTCACAAGCGACGGATCTAAAAGCACAAGCTGAAGTGGGTTCGGTGAGAACGAATCGTTCTGTATCTGAGTTGAATAATCAACATCAAGAAATCACTATGGTTGCAACTGCGGTAACAGAGATGGCTTCGGCAACTCAAGAGATCGCATCTCACGCCGAGCAAACGGCTCAAGCTGCGCAGAACTCATCAACCAGCACCAGTAATGGATTGGCGCTAGTGGTAGATACTAAAGCATCTATTAATAATCTTGCTGGCGAAGTCAACGAAACAGGTCGAGTAATTTCGGACTTGAGTCAGCATGCTAAAGAGATTGAAACAGTACTAGCAACTATCCAAGATATTGCAGAACAAACGAACCTGCTGGCGCTGAATGCGGCGATCGAAGCGGCGCGTGCGGGTGAGCAAGGTCGAGGCTTTGCGGTGGTTGCTGATGAAGTTCGCGTGCTTTCTCAGCGAACCCATTCCTCAACCGAAGAAATCAAGTCGACGATAGATACACTGCAAAATACCACCTCACAAGCGGTAGAATTGATGGATACCAGTTCTAAGCTGGCGCTTCATACTGTAGAAGATGCTGACAGAGCGGCGCAAGCGTTGGAGGAAATCAATAGTTCAGTTGCACTTATCACCGATATGGCCACTCAGATTGCTACAGCGGCGGAAGAGCAGACACATGTCACAGGTGAAATTACACAAAATGTCACCAGCAATAAAGATGTGACTGATCAACTCGTTGCGGGGGCACAAGAATCACTGTCGGATTCAGACTCTCTCAAGCATCAAGCGGATTCGCTGAGCCAAGACGTAGCAACGTTTAAATTAAGTTAACTGGAATGCCCTGCCGATGCAGGGCATTTTTTATCGAGTTAATTGTAAGTACGATATCAGGTACTAAGCGCCAATCAGCAGACAAATCAAGGAGCTCAAAATCATGAATACTTTGCGGCTTCTCAGCTCAAGCGCATAAGGCGATTGGGAAAAAATGACTACGGGTATACCCAAAATGCCTCGTGCAATAAACACTGATGAGATGAGATGAGATGAGATGAGATGAGATGAGATGAGAGCTAACAGAACCTTTCTATATGGAATTGTGACTGAGGTGATTACAGGACTCCATCCAATGAGAGCACATACAAATAATGCAGCAGCAATAAAGGCGGTGATTAATGCAGGGTAGTGACGGACCTGTTCGCTCATTGTGGCCATCTGTTCTCCTGCGCCAAAAAAGCGATACCAAGCCGGCCCACAAAAATAATCGCTACATGTATTAGCCCAGCGATGAAAGTAAGAGTTCCCGCCATGAGGTAATAGTGCATTTGCGCTCCTTGTCTACAAATAGGCCAGCTATTTTTGACCAATAGTGTTCTCTGACTAGCAAATGAATGGGGTTTTGTGAGTTGTTCGTAAGTATCTCATACCTATGATCCCCCAAGCTTAGGGTAAATAGCCTATTAATTCGAAATTCAATAGGTAAAAATATCATCACATTGATCGCAATACATACTGTGCGGACTGTAAAATAACCACTTGATTAAAAAAGACTAAAAATAGTGTTGACCAAAAAACTCAATGCGCTAAAGTACGCCCCGTTCCCGAGACAAAGGGAACACGAAGGCGTGTTGGCAGAGTGGCTATGCAGCGGATTGCAAATCCGTGGACCTCGGTTCGACTCCGGGACGCGCCTCCATTTGCGACACTAGCTCAGTTGGTAGAGCGCAACCTTGCCAAGGTTGAGGTCACGAGTTCGAACCTCGTGTGTCGCTCCAAATTTTGGAGTGTGGAACCTGTAAAGGTTCAGTGCTTAAAGATGGTGTCTAACCCATCGCAATAAAGAATTGCGTGCCCTG
It contains:
- a CDS encoding methyl-accepting chemotaxis protein — encoded protein: MFKKLSLKNKLALSASVAILSLGAISELISFQSSLSRLEVEVEQRLQSTTTAYNHYVSDWLRSKERALASIPASVGDSPIVPHLEQIRDAGAFDNIFLAYPDGSQKNANGVTLPPGNDDPRKWGWYTNAKAKPGQVFLDNPTVAAATGANVVSMGLLTRVGHQDLVLGADVEITDIVQGLDKVILPGEGYMFIANSSGNIYTHSDAKLLNQPLSKLGIAFSDVQKAAATNDELKVTIKGDTYVLFAKPIGNTSLITVAIIDEGSLLAPIYSAMWSQSIATIIALVVVTLLFNLLCSILFRPLASVSDALAQIAHGSGDLTQRIPVVNNDEVGALANNFNTFVESLNTLIGKIRSQATDLKAQAEVGSVRTNRSVSELNNQHQEITMVATAVTEMASATQEIASHAEQTAQAAQNSSTSTSNGLALVVDTKASINNLAGEVNETGRVISDLSQHAKEIETVLATIQDIAEQTNLLALNAAIEAARAGEQGRGFAVVADEVRVLSQRTHSSTEEIKSTIDTLQNTTSQAVELMDTSSKLALHTVEDADRAAQALEEINSSVALITDMATQIATAAEEQTHVTGEITQNVTSNKDVTDQLVAGAQESLSDSDSLKHQADSLSQDVATFKLS